CACCAGTCGCTCGATGTCGCCGGCGGCCAGCGACGGGGCTACCGTGTAGACGACAACCTGATTGGTGGTGATGTCGGGCACCGCATCAATCGGCAGCCGACTCAGCGAGTAGCCGCCCCAGGCCACCAGAGCCAGGGTCAGCAGCCCGATGATGAGCTTGTTGTGAATGGAAAAATGAATCAGCCGGTCAAACATCCGGGAGGGGGGATTAGGTCTAACGCTTCGGTTACGACCTGCTGGCCCGCGGCCCCGGGCCCGGATGGGGCGGGAGCAGCGGCACTACTCGCTGGGATGCTGCTACCAACAGCATAGGCCAGCAGCCCGGACGCACAGCGGCGCCGCGGGCTACCCAAAGGGGAGTCAGCAGGAGAAAGGAAGGGTTAGGCCTGGGGCGGCTGCCATACGGCCCCGGAACCGCGCGTGGGGGCGGCCACCACCAGGTGGGCGTGGCGCTGGGTAGTGGCCCATTCCGGCAATGGGGCAGTGGCCAGGGCAGGCGTGGGCACCAACGGCATCACGGCGCCGCCACAGCAGTGGCACTGGCAGAAGGGGGAACACCAGTCGCCCAGCGCGTCGGCGCCGCAATCCGAGTGCGAGGCCGCGGCGACGGTGGTTTGCGTCGGGTCTTTGCACACCGAAGCCTCGTCCGAGCAGCTCATGCCGGAGAGGAGGGCAAAGTAGAAGGCAAAAAACAGAGCCAGCAGACGCATCGAGGGCAAAGGTAATCGAAATCCGGAAGGCCGGTGGGGCTTCTACCGGCAACGGGCGGGAAAGGTTCCGACGGGGCAGCGCATACCGGCCGTCGTTACCGTCGGAAGCTCACGCCTAGGAAGTAGGTGGTTTCCGTGTCGGCCGTCAACGGGTAGTTGATGCCCAAATCCAGCTGCAGGTTGTCGCTCACCCGCCAGATGGGTCCCCCGTTCACCGTCAGTGACCGGCCTTGCTCGCGGGTGTCCCAGCTACCCGCCAGTTCCACGAAGCCGCCCAGGGTTTTGTACAGGTCGTGCCCCACGGTGACCGTCGGGGCCAGTTCCACGCAGTTGTAGCCGCTGTCTTCGTCGCGAATCAAAGTAGTCTGCAACTGGCTACCCAGCGACCAGTCCCGGGGAAGCTGCAGGGCGAAGGGGACCACCACGCCGCCTTCCCAGGCGCGGTTGCCGCAGCTGCGGCCGGTGGGCAGCTTGATAAACGGCATGACGGCCAATGCGGAGCGTCCCCCGTCGTTGCCCCACAAATTGCGCTTGAGGCGCAGGGTCAGGTCGCCAAATCCAGCCCGATAAGTGGAAGGCTCAGCCCGGTTGGTGGGCCGTTCGGTCTGTCGGGTGTAGGATTCCACTACGAGCTGCACATCCAGCCGGGACGTCAGGCCCAGCTTCACGTTGGCGTGGTTAAGGGCCAGCTCTTCCTGCGAGGTGTTGACCCCGAACCGTCGGGTGCCGAAGCGCACCACGTCGGTTTCCACTTGCAGGTGGCCTGCGTCAAGCGAATAGGCACTCTCGGTCACGTCGGGCCGGTCGGTGCTCATGGGCCGCAACCGCATTTTCGGAACGGGCCGAAACAAGGAATAAGCAGGGGAGTCCAGCTGCGACGGAGCCGCTTCAACTGGCAGCTGCTGACCTGTGAGGGGTAGTGCCATGCACAGTAAGAGGGCGCAAGACCACCAAGCGTAGGGGTTGGGCATTAGTCAATCTTTAGGGTGTGTGAAAAATATTTTTAGACTTCCCTAAATAACGCTTTTGCTATGATTTAGTTTTTTGCGCTTGCCAGGATGACTTGCGGCGTCTGTGTGGCCCAAATGCAGGTAAGCGCCTGTTGTTAAGGAGCAAGGGAACAAGAGGGGAAAACCAATTGCGGTGCCAATTATGTGCTAAAAAAGCTTAATTAATTAAGCTAAAAAAGCAACAATAATGGGCTGATTTGCGTTTAAATATATATGAGCAACGCACCCCAAACAGCTTGATAATCATGGTGTCAACGCCCCTTACCCCTGCTTGTACGCTCCTGGTGTCTTCGGCCCGCCGGAACCTGCGCGAAGTGCTCAACCATCCCGCGTTTAGTCCGGAGCGCCGCCGGAAGGCTGAGCCGCTGCTCAGCGCCTGCACCGATGCGGCCCAGCTGCTGCGCTGGAAGCTGCTGGCCCTGCAGGAAAGCGAGGCCTGGGAGGATGCCCAGCTGGCCCGCGAGATCCAGGAGCTAGGCCCGGCCGCCCATCCCGATTACCTCTACTAACGCTTTTCTCACCACTTACCCGCCTTTGGTTTATGAAAAATGCCCCCGCTGCCGCCCCCCGCGCCGATGTGTATGACATCATCACCAACCGGATTATTCTGGCCCTGAAAAGCGGCGTAGCCCCGTGGAAACAGTCGTGGAACGCGGCCCACGGCGCGCCCCGCAACTACCGCAGCAAGCACGTGTATCAGGGCATCAACGCCCTTCTGCTGGCCATGCTCCAGCACGAGCATCCCTATTACCTGACGTACAACCAGGCCAAGGAGCTGGGCGGGCAGGTGCGCAAGGGCGAGAAGGGCATGCCCGTGGTGTTCTTCAAGGTATCGAAGAAAGAGGATGCCCAGGGCAAGGAAAAGAAGGTGGCCATTCTGCAGTATTCCACCGTGTTCAACATCGCCCAGATTGATGGCGTGGACTGGAAGCTGCCCGAGCCGGTGCAGCGCGAGCATACCCCCCAGCAGGCTGCCGAGCAGATTGTGGCCAGCTACGCCGGTGGCCCCCGCATCTGCTACGCCGGCAATGAGCCCCACTACCGCACCAGCACCGACACCGTGACCGTACCCGAGCCGGCGAACTTTCACACGCCCGAGGACTTTTATACCACTCTCTTTCACGAGCTGGCCCATTCCACCGGCCACGCCAAGCGCCTCGACCGCTCCACGCTCACGGAAAAGGCCGCTTTTGGCAGCGAAA
This sequence is a window from Hymenobacter oligotrophus. Protein-coding genes within it:
- a CDS encoding transporter, yielding MSTDRPDVTESAYSLDAGHLQVETDVVRFGTRRFGVNTSQEELALNHANVKLGLTSRLDVQLVVESYTRQTERPTNRAEPSTYRAGFGDLTLRLKRNLWGNDGGRSALAVMPFIKLPTGRSCGNRAWEGGVVVPFALQLPRDWSLGSQLQTTLIRDEDSGYNCVELAPTVTVGHDLYKTLGGFVELAGSWDTREQGRSLTVNGGPIWRVSDNLQLDLGINYPLTADTETTYFLGVSFRR
- a CDS encoding DUF6660 family protein; the protein is MRLLALFFAFYFALLSGMSCSDEASVCKDPTQTTVAAASHSDCGADALGDWCSPFCQCHCCGGAVMPLVPTPALATAPLPEWATTQRHAHLVVAAPTRGSGAVWQPPQA
- a CDS encoding ArdC family protein, which gives rise to MKNAPAAAPRADVYDIITNRIILALKSGVAPWKQSWNAAHGAPRNYRSKHVYQGINALLLAMLQHEHPYYLTYNQAKELGGQVRKGEKGMPVVFFKVSKKEDAQGKEKKVAILQYSTVFNIAQIDGVDWKLPEPVQREHTPQQAAEQIVASYAGGPRICYAGNEPHYRTSTDTVTVPEPANFHTPEDFYTTLFHELAHSTGHAKRLDRSTLTEKAAFGSETYAKEELVAELGATFLSNAAGLNLAVTEPSTAAYLANWLQALRNDKRLIISAASQAQKAANHILGIVPSYEADSAEALPEAA